From Plasmodium brasilianum strain Bolivian I chromosome 3, whole genome shotgun sequence, the proteins below share one genomic window:
- a CDS encoding dipeptidyl aminopeptidase 3 has translation MILCIAFFLIFLNYVKCDIPVHCLSRHVEGKWEINLGLLKRKNLKKEQSQYEKGGNKLNNDENEQIYDYKCGYRRPDHPDYHESLDPENVKERFEEIKREIVVFNKDRTINILENDQVNPLYRGYWRIIYDEGLYMEVYKEKGEKEIYFSFFKFKKKDDLSYSYCNNLIMGMVNVYLLKDKNRKEGNIANNTITYNSANNSSSYNNGNYPNIINDDGNNEDHYFSDNHNNNLDTSTGEEFPSSRMNNGTEQNKHENSVIDRNNLYELNRKKNNFLPSKYKLFDKDNKQDFVNSAPLSNGKDIVGEKGEGEFEESVDYYNDNFIDFNLLTMKRYCWYGKKLNATSDMPTNKIPVHMVSPLVIDAAEHNQNYESMKLQETESENEKGNNIENEDVHKRKYKESDKEDYKREDEKGGWERHEQAFIKPHTQYKNDIHSNIDTSTKSTNKKHKDDSLFNMYYNKDITLTNFDWTNEEDVKNRLEGTYIKIVDDAIDQKDCGSCYANSTALIINSRIRIKYHYIKNIDHLSFSNQQLVECDFFNQGCNGGYIYLSLKYAYENFLFTNKCFKKYIHLRMIEDENNNALCDRFDTFKNFLHQKEATSIGNGDKRATSKSIKEGTFLPTDLKIEGRINNNIKLHRNRGRHNAIRGNSGNDDSGDEELSQNYVLTDHISYEKNILDASQLNSCDAKVKVTKFEYLDIKDEEDLKKYLYHNGPVAAAIEPPNNFSAYKKGILEGKFIKMSDGEKSNAYIWNKVDHAVVVVGWGEDNVENLLKKKKNPKKRIPTMIIFTTIWRKIRKIIIKS, from the exons ATGATTTTATGTATTGcgttttttttgatttttttgaattatgtAAAATGTGATATACCTGTTCACTGTTTAAGTAGACATGTAGAGGGAAAATGGGAAATTAACTTGggtttattaaaaagaaagaatttgaaaaaagaacaGTCACAATATGAAAAAGGAGGAAATAAGTTGAATAATGATGAGAATGAACAGATCTATGATTATAAATGCGGGTATAGAAGACCCGACCATCCCGATTACCATg aGTCACTGGACCCTGAGAATGTAAAAGAACGATTCGAGGAGATAAAAAGGGAAATCGTTGTTTTCAACAAAGATCGGACGATAAATATACTTGAAAATGACCAAGTTAATCCTTTATATAGAGGTTACTGGAGGATAATATATGATGAAGGTTTATATATGGAAGTGTATAAAGAAAAgggagaaaaagaaatttatttttctttttttaaatttaaaaagaaagatgATTTATCTTACAGTTATTGCAATAACTTGATTATGGGTATGGTAAATGTGTACCTCTTGAAGGATAAAAATAGGAAAGAAGGAAATATTGCTAATAACACTATTACTTATAATAGTGCTAATAATTCTAGTAGTTATAATAATGGTAATTACCCTAACATCATTAATGATGATGGTAATAATGAAGACCACTATTTTTCTGATAATCACAATAACAACCTAGATACAAGTACAGGGGAAGAGTTTCCCTCATCCCGGATGAATAATGGTacagaacaaaataaacatgAAAAC agTGTAATAGAtcgaaataatttatatgaattaaacagaaaaaaaaataattttttaccgTCAAAATACAAGTTATTCGATAAAGATAATAAGCAGGACTTTGTTAATAGTGCTCCTCTATCAAATGGAAAAGATATAGTAGGAGAAAAGGGGGAAGGAGAATTTGAAGAATCAGTTGATTACTATAATGACAATTTCATCGATTTTAACCTTTTAACAATGAAGAGATATTGTTGgtatggaaaaaaattaaatgccACCTCTGACATGCCCACAAACAAAATACCTGTCCACATGGTATCTCCATTAGTAATTGATGCAGCTGAACACAACCAGAATTATGAAAGTATGAAATTACAAGAGACGGAAAGTGAAAACGAAAAGGGgaataatatagaaaatgaagatgtacataaaaggaaatataaagAGTCAGACAAAGAAGATTATAAGAGAGAAGACGAGAAGGGGGGATGGGAAAGACATGAACAGGCATTCATAAAGCCTCACACACAATACAAAAATGATATTCATTCTAATATAGATACTTCAACAAAgagtacaaataaaaaacacaAGGATGATAGCTTATtcaatatgtattataataaagaCATTACCTTAACAAATTTCGATTGGACAAACGAAGAAGATGTAAAAAATAGATTAGAAGGTACTTACATTAAAATTGTTGACGATGCAATAGATCAAAAAGATTGTGGTTCATGCTATGCCAATTCAACTgctttaattattaatagtaGAATAAGGATCAAATATcactatataaaaaacatcGATCATCTGTCCTTCAGTAATCAGCAATTAGTAGAATGTGATTTTTTCAATCAAGGATGTAATGGTGGTTACATATACCTGTCtttaaaatatgcatatgaaaattttttatttacaaataaatgttttaaaaaatacatacatttacgCATGATTGAGGacgaaaataataatgcacTCTGCGATCGATTTGATACCTTTAAAAACTTTTTGCACCAAAAAGAAGCAACCTCTATTGGAAATGGGGACAAAAGAGCTACTAGCAAAAGTATAAAAGAGGGAACATTTTTACCAACGGACCTTAAAATAGAGGGACGGATAAACAACAATATTAAACTGCATCGTAATAGAGGCAGGCATAATGCCATTCGTGGCAATAGTGGTAACGACGACAGTGGAGACGAGGAACTAAGTCAGAACTACGTGCTAACCGATCACATATCTTACGAAAAGAATATATTGGACGCATCTCAATTGAACAGTTGTGATGCAAAGGTTAAAGTAACAAAATTTGAGTATTTAGATATAAAAGATGAAGAGGACTTGAAAAAATATCTGTATCACAATGGGCCTGTAGCAGCAGCAATTGAGCCaccaaataatttttcagcGTACAAAAAAGGGATTTTAGAGggtaaatttataaaaatgtctGATGGGGAAAAATCTAATGCGTATATATGGAATAAAGTTGATCATGCTGTTGTTGTAGTAGGTTGGGGGGAAGATAATGTAGagaatttgttaaaaaaaaaaaaaaatccaaaaaaaagaattccTACGATGATCATATTTACAACCATTTGGaggaaaataagaaaaataataataaagtcGTGA
- a CDS encoding sporozoite-specific protein S10 produces MKLYILVLFVALSYYCCSFGKSEQEKFELGKNNGIRDIVFNEVNEKENLTKNILVDKDINNDDDKKILDQMKNGNPISFDISGGIEISGDNEKGEEALLGSGDARNKEKNEVENEGENEEKNKGKNEGENEEKNKGKNEGENEEKNKGKNEGENEEKNKGKNEGENEEKNKGKNERKNEVYGKGINNPSFGEKEEGNIANDEEKITTEKGSNLMKSIDVPKNYEKTFEELLNMGDEDLSENMEKPEGKNMMSISGNEKPKQDANNIDLKVNNDMVIPTKEQQQEENHSRIKGYVRTLLNEEKINLKLNINKFFKKIFNLIVREKIMSTLCSRQEEVPKEVKLEEVKTSATRNDLLNLPSEQNMQNENDEGNTQKSTNNEGVVSELKSYSKNKPAKCPLSKLSKRQFYKTEDIYSYYTSLEEMLKNRKIRIKTDSASKHFTFHPIEKAKEDFERMVNNNIFIEAVRTILFDSYNKKEKYVYSSFAIVIDTLFSLIKEEKVVTDMYKFVRLFLKDLNMLNWKILDFLKKTSFNGVKLHHIPNLSKTDFEFILAKIYSRSVLGNILSNNSNSSYMSKISKTLKNNSERFLKFSFLENSEYKDKIISNEGSRLKDSLSFDDESLCKYIPIKKKILYERLKNTRKIAEEAILDYLFRLLIRKVHEFVVE; encoded by the exons atgaaactttATATACTTGTTCTTTTTGTTGCGCTTAGCTACTACTGCTGTAGTTTTGGAAAGTCAGAACAGGAGAAATTTGAACTCGGAAAAAATAATGGGATAAGGGATATAGTCTTTAATGAggtaaatgaaaaagaaaatttaacaaAGAACATTTTAGTAGATAAGGATATTAATAACGAcgatgataaaaaaatactagaCCAAATGAAGAATGGAAATCCTATTTCTTTTGACATAAGTGGAGGGATAGAAATATCTGgagataatgaaaaaggagAAGAGGCACTGTTGGGATCTGGGGATGCGAGGAATAAGGAGAAAAATGAAGTGGAAAATGAAGGAGaaaatgaagagaaaaataaagggaaaaatgaaggagaaaatgaagagaaaaataaagggaaaaatgaaggagaaaatgaagagaaaaataaagggaaaaatgaaggagaaaatgaagagaaaaataaagggaaaaatgaaggagaaaatgaagagaaaaataaagggaaaaatgaaaggaaaaatgagGTATATGGAAAAGGGATAAATAACCCAAGCTTCGGAGAAAAAGAAGAGGGAAACATAGCAAATGACGAAGAAAAGATAACTACAGAAAAAGGGTCAAACCTGATGAAAAGTATTGATGTTcctaaaaattatgaaaaaacttTTGAGGAGCTATTAAACATGGGAGATGAAGATTTATCTGAAAACATGGAAAAACCAGAGGGTAAAAATATGATGAGCATTTCAGGAAATGAAAAACCAAAACAAGACGCGAATAACATAGATCTAAAAGTAAATAACGATATGGTAATACCCACAAAAGAACAACAACAAGAAGAAAATCATTCAAGGATTAAGGGATATGTAAGAACATtgttaaatgaagaaaaaataaatttaaaattaaatataaataaattttttaagaaaatatttaacttaatagtaagggaaaaaataatgagtACTCTGTGTAGTAGACAAGAGGAAGTACCAAAGGAGGTAAAATTGGAAGAAGTCAAAACATCAGCTACTAGAAATGATTTGTTAAATCTTCCCAGCGAGCAGAATatgcaaaatgaaaatgatgagGGAAACACCCAGAAGAGTACAAACAACGAAGGAGTAGTAAGTGAATTAAAAAGTTATTCTAAGAACAAACCAGCAAAGTGTCCTTTGTCAAAATTAAGCAAGAgacaattttataaaacagAAGACATATATAGTTATTATACTTCTTTAGAAGAAATGTTAAAGAATAGAAAAATTCGTATAAAAACTGATAGTGCATCAAAACATTTCACTTTTCATCCAAttgaaaaagcaaaagaagATTTTGAAAGGAtggtaaataataatatttttatagaagCGGTTAGAACAATATTATTCGACTCTTATAATAAGAAAGAAAAGTATGTCTATTCAAGTTTTGCAATTGTTATTGAcactttattttctttaattaaagaagaaaaagttGTAACAGATATGTACAAATTTGTCcgattatttttaaaagatctAAATATGTTAAACTGGAAGATTTTagactttttaaaaaaaacatcatTTAATGGTGTAAAATTGCACCATATCCCTAATTTGAGTAAAACAGATTTTGAGTTCATTTTAGCGAAAATTTACTCTCGTTCTGTTTTGGgtaatattttaagtaaTAACTCTAACTCCTCATATATGAGCAAAATATCAAAAACTTTGAAGAATAATAGTGAACGCTTTTTAAAGTTCAGCTTTCTTGAAAATTCTgaatataaagataaaattatcTCAAACGAAGGTAGTAGACTAAAAGATTCTCTTTCATTTGATGATGAAtctttatgtaaatatatcccaataaaaaagaa AATATTATACGAAAGGCTCAAAAATACGAGAAAAATTGCAGAAGAAGCAATACTGgattatttatttcgtttACTAATTAGAAAAGTGCACGAATTTGTGGTAGAATAA
- a CDS encoding 6-cysteine protein P41 gives MKKLVVFVFVFLFLLKEVLIYAQEHVCDFTKEKYLLGKNEKEYCEVHANPFDSVTFICPKKIGAECFQNVNIVDDITKEKMDSSKISIDEILYGSTVYGDTLLISPTVKKNTTFYCFCNLQTADVQKYLQERKAEKEKLIKESKSIVVEDSEEEEVLVKEEEEEQQKVDEHLEKALQRVKKYKNIIEKEKKKDSGESPEDNEEIVEEEVDEEIKIKTEKIITKYGIMKVVVSTSDTITKGCDFGNNVVNYFSNPYPVEKYGGSRVCRIEAKPGEFVGFKCIYDNTGTVEPNNCFDKVLYEDKETDLKTLMPGYISYGNKRQGKYAFYLKLPHFIQHNYTIRCKCRSTVAQYDNYVFELAVEGGESAAISQTFQD, from the coding sequence atgaaaaagttagtggtatttgtttttgtttttcttttccttttaaaagaAGTGCTTATATACGCACAAGAGCATGTGTGTGATTTTACAAAGGAAAAATACTTGTTaggtaaaaatgaaaaggagtATTGTGAAGTGCATGCTAACCCATTCGACAGTGTAACGTTTATATGCCCAAAAAAAATTGGGGCAGAATGTTTTCAGAACGTAAATATAGTAGATGATATTACAAAAGAGAAAATGGATTCATCTAAGATATCAATAGATGAAATATTATACGGATCAACAGTATATGGGGATACTCTTTTAATATCTCCtacagttaaaaaaaatacaacattttattgtttttgtaatttaCAAACAGCAGATGTGCAAAAATATCTGCAAGAAAGAAAAGCAGAAAAGGAAAAGCTAATCAAAGAATCAAAAAGTATTGTTGTTGAAGATTCAGAGGAAGAAGAAGTACTGGtaaaggaagaagaagaagaacaACAAAAAGTAGATGAACATTTAGAAAAAGCTTTACAAAGagttaaaaagtataaaaatataatagaaaaggaaaagaaaaaagatagTGGTGAATCCCCTGAGGATAATGAAGAAATAGTAGAAGAAGAAGTAGatgaagaaattaaaataaaaacagaaaaaataataacaaaatatggtATAATGAAAGTTGTTGTTTCTACAAGTGATACAATAACAAAAGGTTGTGATTTCGGTAATAATGTAGTTAACTATTTTTCTAATCCGTATCCTGTGGAGAAATATGGAGGTAGTAGAGTCTGTCGTATAGAAGCAAAACCAGGAGAATTCGTAGGATTTAAGTGTATTTACGATAATACTGGAACTGTTGAACCAAATAATTGCTTTGATAAAGTACTTTATGAAGATAAAGAAACTGATTTGAAAACATTGATGCCAGGGTATATATCTTATGGAAATAAACGTCAGGGAAAGTATGCCTTCTATTTGAAACTTCCTCATTTTATACAGCATAATTATACTATTAGGTGCAAATGTAGGTCTACTGTGGCTCAATATGATAATTACGTTTTCGAGTTGGCTGTTGAAGGAGGGGAGAGTGCAGCTATTTCCCAGACCTTTCAAGACTAA
- a CDS encoding ATP-dependent RNA helicase DDX51 has product MKNCVYISYVKKSIENENGEFLNFGDLPETVKGNEKDENKKGKQSDMQEIKIHKKKVDEVRNALSANCRIVKIEDEEIEIGKWNSIKDTPINEHIINALINNFHFKHFLPCQSCVLQYSLLYKNGSNSLLNGDIYIEVPTGLGKTLCYIISILDYFLCNKDNNLFCLILTATEELVVQILNVINKFKINNLICQSINTNMFHANIYFDEFIDNENFFKGTNIIVTTTGKFEMLFYNNEELFKNLKFLIIDEVDKILSFSKTNINSLVNSLTNIVEKNQNLCTTLYKPKYFLQKILVSATLCKVSDSIMSINLYRPILFYYIISYKRNEEFYLYVKKKYNKLYNLIKLILDIQVKENLSMLIFCNDEESSHLLFRYLTVYFSYTNEALYSIKEYNRNLSRKRKTKILNEFFTHQLNILICTDSLSRGLDTVNVNYIVNYDMPGYYNVLTHRVGRLGRYNSRRGTVYHFIKKKEKAVMLKSARQRNIKAIAKLKFKKANLIDIKNNLLHLKPLIKNSLKKETMEIINRHKLYGYDDLRKLCAPP; this is encoded by the exons ATGAAAAACTGCGTATACATCAGTTACGTGAAAAAGTCGATTGAAAATGAGAATGGGGAATTTTTAAACTTTGGAGATCTACCTGAGACCGTAAAGGGAAACGAAAAggatgaaaacaaaaaaggaaaacagtCAGATATGCAAGAAATTAagatacataaaaaaaaagtagatgAAGTAAGAAATGCCTTAAGCGCAAATTGCagaatagtaaaaatagaaGATGAAGAAATTGAAATAGGTAAATGGAATTCAATAAAAGATACCCCAATAAATGAGCACATTATAAATGCCctgataaataattttcatttcaaACACTTCTTACCGTGTCAGAGTTGTGTTTTAcaatattcattattatataaaaatggatCAAACTCTTTACTTAAtggtgatatatatattgaagtGCCTACAGGTTTAGGAAAAAcgttatgttatattatatccATTTTAGATTATTTCTTATGTAATAAGGATAATAACTTATTTTGCCTTATATTAACAGCAACAGAAGAATTAGTGGttcaaatattaaatgttataaataaatttaagataaataatttaatatgtcaaagtataaatacaaatatgtttcatgcgaatatttattttgatgaATTTATTGATAAtgagaatttttttaaaggcaCCAACATTATTGTAACGACCACGGGTAAATTTgaaatgttattttataataatgaagaattatttaaaaatttaaagtttCTAATTATTGATGAAGTAGACAAGATTTTATCATTTAGCAAAACTAATATAAATAGTTTAGTAAACTCGTTAACAAATATTGTagaaaaaaatcaaaatttatGTACTACTTTGTACAAaccaaaatattttcttcaaaaaattttagtcTCAGCTACCTTATGTAAAGTTTCAGACAGCATTATgtctataaatttatatagacctatattattttactacaTAATTAGTTACAAAAGAAATgaagaattttatttatatgtaaaaaaaaaatacaataagtTGTATAAtctaattaaattaattctgGACATCCAAGTCAAAG AAAACCTGAGTATGCTAATTTTTTGCAATGACGAAGAATCGTCTCATTTGCTATTTCGATACCTAACGGTATATTTTAGCTACACCAATGAGGCACTTTATAGTATTAAGGAGTACAATCGTAATTTATctagaaaaaggaaaacgaAAATTCTGAACGAGTTTTTTACCCATCAGTTGAATATCTTAATATGTACAGATTCTCTTTCGAGAGGGTTGGACACTGTGAACGTTAATTATATCGTTAATTACGATATGCCTGGATACTATAATGTTTTAACGCATAGGGTTGGACGACTGGGAAG ATACAACAGCAGAAGAGGAACagtatatcattttattaagaaaaaggaaaaagcaGTGATGTTAAAGTCAGCTAGGCAAAGAAACATAAAGGCTATTGCAAAATTGAAATTCAAAAAAGCAAATTTAATtgacattaaaaataatttattgcACTTGAAACCTTTAATTAAAAACTCGTTAAAGAAGGAAACtatggaaataataaatagacACAAATTATATGGCTATGACGATTTGAGAAAGCTGTGCGCCCCACCATGA